The following proteins are encoded in a genomic region of Lemur catta isolate mLemCat1 chromosome 10, mLemCat1.pri, whole genome shotgun sequence:
- the SPACA9 gene encoding sperm acrosome-associated protein 9 isoform X2 — MNEVKESLRGIEQKYKLFQQQQFTFIAALEHCRENAHDKIRPISSIEQVQSYMEHYCNNSTDRRILLMFLDICSELNKLCQHCEALHTGTLVTNNLLEKGKTLVSQSNDLSSLRAKYPHDVVNHLSCDEAKNHYGGVVSLIPIILDLMKEWIAHSEKLPRKVLQPGTT, encoded by the exons ATGAATGAGGTGAAAGAATCCCTTCGTGGCATCGAGCAGAAGTACAAGCTGTTCCAGCAGCAGCAATTCACCTTCATTGCTGCTCTGGAGCACTGCAGGGAGAACGCCCACGACAAGATCCGGCCCATCTCTAGCATCGAACAG GTGCAGAGCTACATGGAACACTACTGCAACAACTCCACGGACCGGCGGATTCTGCTCATGTTCCTGGACATCTGTTCGGAGCTGAACAAGCTCTGCCAGCACTGCGAGGCCCTGCACACTGGCACCCTGGTCACCAACAACCTCCTCGAGAAAGGCAAAACCCTTGTTAGCCAAAGCAACGACTTAAGCAGCCTTAGGGCAAA ATATCCCCACGACGTGGTGAACCATCTCAGCTGCGACGAGGCCAAGAACCACTACGGAGGCGTGGTCAGCCTCATCCCCATCATCCTAGACTTAATGAAAGAATGGATCGCCCACTCGGAGAAGCTGCCCCGCAAAGTGCTGCAGCCT GGGACGACTTAG
- the SPACA9 gene encoding sperm acrosome-associated protein 9 isoform X1: protein MNEVKESLRGIEQKYKLFQQQQFTFIAALEHCRENAHDKIRPISSIEQVQSYMEHYCNNSTDRRILLMFLDICSELNKLCQHCEALHTGTLVTNNLLEKGKTLVSQSNDLSSLRAKYPHDVVNHLSCDEAKNHYGGVVSLIPIILDLMKEWIAHSEKLPRKVLQPVSEPRAHQETTGRATRPVQTTGTQPWFREHKYRQLTKDRGKDKGCSKPPWRPPGGKL, encoded by the exons ATGAATGAGGTGAAAGAATCCCTTCGTGGCATCGAGCAGAAGTACAAGCTGTTCCAGCAGCAGCAATTCACCTTCATTGCTGCTCTGGAGCACTGCAGGGAGAACGCCCACGACAAGATCCGGCCCATCTCTAGCATCGAACAG GTGCAGAGCTACATGGAACACTACTGCAACAACTCCACGGACCGGCGGATTCTGCTCATGTTCCTGGACATCTGTTCGGAGCTGAACAAGCTCTGCCAGCACTGCGAGGCCCTGCACACTGGCACCCTGGTCACCAACAACCTCCTCGAGAAAGGCAAAACCCTTGTTAGCCAAAGCAACGACTTAAGCAGCCTTAGGGCAAA ATATCCCCACGACGTGGTGAACCATCTCAGCTGCGACGAGGCCAAGAACCACTACGGAGGCGTGGTCAGCCTCATCCCCATCATCCTAGACTTAATGAAAGAATGGATCGCCCACTCGGAGAAGCTGCCCCGCAAAGTGCTGCAGCCTGTGAGTGAGCCCCGGGCACACCAGGAAACCACTGGGAGAGCCACTCGTCCTGTCCAGACCACAGGCACCCAGCCTTGGTTCAGAGAACACAAGTATAGGCAACTCACAAAAGACAGGGGCAAAGACAAAGGATGTTCCAAACCTCCCTGGAGACCACCTGGTGGGAAACTGTAA